In Chelonia mydas isolate rCheMyd1 chromosome 18, rCheMyd1.pri.v2, whole genome shotgun sequence, a single genomic region encodes these proteins:
- the LOC102934067 gene encoding actin isoform X2: protein MFGAGHREYYVGEEAQSKRGILSFKYPMEHGIVTSWEDMEKIWWHLFKHELKMKPSERPVLLTEAPLNTLSNREKMAEIMFEGFQVPAIFVALQALMALYASARTTGLVLDSGDGVTLTVPVYKGHCLLHGVSRLDFAGRDITKYLAQLLLETGCSFVSTAEKEIVKDIKEKLCYVAIEPSQKIQEKPKRLGWEYILPDGNAIKITDQLFRAPETLFVPANAGIEAPGIDKMILQSVMKCDGNIHPDIMKNVVLSGGSTLFRGLHERLLKELQTQSPSEIPVKILAPRDRMYSVWIGASVLTSLTSFRDMWVTSEDYKKIGPSVLQRKCF, encoded by the coding sequence ATGTTTGGAGCTGGTCACAGGGAGTATTATGTCGGAGAAGAAGCCCAGTCCAAGAGGGGCATCCTGTCTTTTAAGTATCCAATGGAACATGGCATAGTTACATCATGGGAGGACATGGAGAAGATCTGGTGGCATTTGTTTAAGCATGAACTCAAGATGAAGCCCAGCGAGAGGCCAGTGTTACTGACTGAGGCGCCACTGAACACACTGTCGAACCGAGAAAAAATGGCCGAGATCATGTTTGAAGGTTTCCAGGTGCCTGCCATATTCGTGGCTCTGCAAGCTCTGATGGCCCTTTACGCTTCAGCCCGCACAACGGGATTAGTGCTGGACAGTGGAGATGGCGTGACCCTGACAGTCCCTGTCTACAAAGGCCACTGCTTGCTCCATGGTGTTTCCAGGCTGGATTTTGCCGGCAGAGATATTACTAAATACCTTGCTCAGCTGCTCTTGGAGACTGGATGTTCCTTCGTGAGCACGGCGGAGAAGGAAATTGTGAAGGACATCAAGGAGAAGCTGTGCTATGTGGCCATAGAACCCAGccaaaaaattcaggaaaagccCAAAAGGCTTGGATGGGAGTATATTCTCCCAGATGGCAATGCCATCAAGATTACAGACCAGCTGTTCAGAGCTCCTGAAACCCTTTTTGTGCCAGCTAATGCTGGCATTGAGGCACCAGGGATTGACAAAATGATCCTTCAAAGCGTTATGAAATGCGATGGAAATATCCACCCTGATATCATGAAAAATGTGGTATTGTCAGGTGGGTCGACCCTTTTCCGAGGTCTCCATGAGAGACTTCTAAAGGAGCTGCAAACTCAGAGCCCCAGTGAAATCCCTGTAAAGATCCTAGCACCCCGAGATAGGATGTACTCTGTGTGGATTGGGGCTTCCGTCCTCACCAGCTTAACATCATTTAGGGACATGTGGGTCACGAGTGAAGACTACAAGAAAATTGGACCATCTGTGCTTCAGAGAAAATGCTTCTGA
- the LOC102934067 gene encoding actin-85C isoform X1 — translation MSESKILDLPAVIFDNGSGLCKAGLSGEQAPRSVIATIVGYPKSKAIMFGAGHREYYVGEEAQSKRGILSFKYPMEHGIVTSWEDMEKIWWHLFKHELKMKPSERPVLLTEAPLNTLSNREKMAEIMFEGFQVPAIFVALQALMALYASARTTGLVLDSGDGVTLTVPVYKGHCLLHGVSRLDFAGRDITKYLAQLLLETGCSFVSTAEKEIVKDIKEKLCYVAIEPSQKIQEKPKRLGWEYILPDGNAIKITDQLFRAPETLFVPANAGIEAPGIDKMILQSVMKCDGNIHPDIMKNVVLSGGSTLFRGLHERLLKELQTQSPSEIPVKILAPRDRMYSVWIGASVLTSLTSFRDMWVTSEDYKKIGPSVLQRKCF, via the coding sequence ATGTCTGAATCCAAAATCTTAGATCTCCCCGCTGTGATTTTTGACAATGGATCTGGGCTGTGCAAAGCCGGCCTGTCGGGAGAGCAGGCACCAAGGTCAGTCATCGCTACTATCGTCGGCTACCCCAAATCCAAAGCGATCATGTTTGGAGCTGGTCACAGGGAGTATTATGTCGGAGAAGAAGCCCAGTCCAAGAGGGGCATCCTGTCTTTTAAGTATCCAATGGAACATGGCATAGTTACATCATGGGAGGACATGGAGAAGATCTGGTGGCATTTGTTTAAGCATGAACTCAAGATGAAGCCCAGCGAGAGGCCAGTGTTACTGACTGAGGCGCCACTGAACACACTGTCGAACCGAGAAAAAATGGCCGAGATCATGTTTGAAGGTTTCCAGGTGCCTGCCATATTCGTGGCTCTGCAAGCTCTGATGGCCCTTTACGCTTCAGCCCGCACAACGGGATTAGTGCTGGACAGTGGAGATGGCGTGACCCTGACAGTCCCTGTCTACAAAGGCCACTGCTTGCTCCATGGTGTTTCCAGGCTGGATTTTGCCGGCAGAGATATTACTAAATACCTTGCTCAGCTGCTCTTGGAGACTGGATGTTCCTTCGTGAGCACGGCGGAGAAGGAAATTGTGAAGGACATCAAGGAGAAGCTGTGCTATGTGGCCATAGAACCCAGccaaaaaattcaggaaaagccCAAAAGGCTTGGATGGGAGTATATTCTCCCAGATGGCAATGCCATCAAGATTACAGACCAGCTGTTCAGAGCTCCTGAAACCCTTTTTGTGCCAGCTAATGCTGGCATTGAGGCACCAGGGATTGACAAAATGATCCTTCAAAGCGTTATGAAATGCGATGGAAATATCCACCCTGATATCATGAAAAATGTGGTATTGTCAGGTGGGTCGACCCTTTTCCGAGGTCTCCATGAGAGACTTCTAAAGGAGCTGCAAACTCAGAGCCCCAGTGAAATCCCTGTAAAGATCCTAGCACCCCGAGATAGGATGTACTCTGTGTGGATTGGGGCTTCCGTCCTCACCAGCTTAACATCATTTAGGGACATGTGGGTCACGAGTGAAGACTACAAGAAAATTGGACCATCTGTGCTTCAGAGAAAATGCTTCTGA